In a genomic window of Strix aluco isolate bStrAlu1 chromosome 3, bStrAlu1.hap1, whole genome shotgun sequence:
- the LOC141920561 gene encoding cullin-9-like isoform X1, with protein sequence MPQSPLPSSCFPSVSAGTFPVMVNEKHNGNLLVHLGAKLQAYPEELLRQRRGHDGQPEYLIQWSIVSLEERAAGGSSGSSAETKLENISMWMSAEEVCASCPALLGKRRLEGQWAKEEKAASPFAADVPLDEASLLEMKADVRSLVQRAGRQMAESGAPESSILNTIHVLSAYASIGSLAGAFKETGALDLLMKMLCHKDKQIRRSAGKMLRALASHDAGSWAYVLLSLSQQDDIEQHMDFDSRYTLLELFAETTSSEEHCVSFEGIHLPQIPGKLLFVLVKRYLCVTSLMEKLSSGVEQEDCAVPSLPTEERSRVRQEFEFSMAMANLILELVHVMGWDHSHKPELLPQQELRPHTTQSIFQHRATSYNAAQAAPTPPPKEPSIFKTRSAFPSRSSYVEYVQANLVRGMRVRMLEDYEQVSAGDEGDFRQSNDGTPPVQVYWQALGCTYWVHWHMVEIIGPSGQEEPEGQEKVSTLARNHKPAAVAQPFFCKPSGGLYSLPYLGEQPRKAAEALSRAEWWELLFFVKKLEAQEQKEIACLIQQAQGEQLSEVDEEALIQLSVPAELAQKVLQVLEKRCQGSTRRDLCGSHVYAKYFLSRGAEQDVRGSAAVCSKGAGRRSAGPEAAMAKAAQEDLSTATVPPRAPAAVVKSDNQLFSELLEKEGLFFPEVTEEQIKVLGSSKGMSETGSLAKVAAVVDVIQSSSSEVGLRLAGLKHIMEILEEEPESEEQVSKAQGGLGTRSVGEKLVKVAVELLSAEVAEKALVVVTLRLLAMLMAKYDWRVAFATEGGVRAVLACMQQHAASALVQQAGLAALKVLVGAVASEPGGAGGKPSPLNHADAQMMREIFASIGSASSEGLASLLSVIPAAVSTLQRVPGGSSGVRNGLLVVNMLIDGHRGLAEQLAGRDLATVLQSCWWDGQSSSCPHAMLALGVINRLAEHRLPLGLETAGREAPLDLRDVRPLLSSVGDGTLSKDVVVALDRQLCSEGAVPSGEASQLLQDHRCFRLLLRSFELLGAEKAVSLSVLRILNKFLDAYQEGVLPWHECVEPCLSSLSAHSSDREVVQEAVGFLHRLATASKDCAVAMCRAGAREALSKALDKHSTALSLAPALLDLVTDCEKYASLYKKLTTSILSGCIQLVLGQIEEHRRSHRPISIPFFDVFLHNLCRGSSVEVKEDKCWEKVQVSSNPHRASKLTDRNPKTYWESNGSTGSHFITVHMQCGVVVREMSMLVASEDSSYMPARVVVLGGDSPAAIRTELNAVTILPSDSRVILLENMTRFWPVIQIRVKRCQQGGIDTRVRGIEVLGPKPTFWPIFKEQLCRRTFLSCTAQAHAWCQEICRDRGQLLQLFGRLNRALRHEQGFADRFLPDDEAARALGRTCWEALVTPLVQSITSPDPQGVSPLAWLLSEYLERVELPRHAPSRGTAFGSRVRRLTQLLVHVDPGSPKPEEARAAGRKEGKNKEVPTRAAKVAVEKPSGLWDISRCWRGVVQQQVWRFLEAAGQAPDLVERYCRLYQRLRGATEELFGQRAAFVLALGQGFAGALLQLPFLAALHVSEQFARYLDGQVQELHGTAGSAEPLQRLQQILEPFVVFSGLELAHTFEHFYRHYLGDRLLAQGPSWLEGAVVEQIGLCFPSRFPQEMLSNLAESEELQRQFYLFQLQEQDRRLLELDVGLDEAGGTASVADVPEVKVLALSPRCWPVSPFCYMDEPRRFFSVALSSPLDEFADFCRQSECGGSGRGSHQGVLGCAGSARQGWPPALVLTLALVGQSQQGWGCTKPRRLQWTWLGHAELHFGDCVLHVSTLQMYILLRFNSAEEVAVEALLQATGLPAELLHHALTPLTQGEGVLVRNCAPGAPGALRLNQAALARASGRHLRLLPRQRYLRAERAEVSALERKRNVLCCLITRILKVEKQLHTDNLVFRVIDACQKGELGPGLQFLSFCCHSVDVLSCVLHLLNQGYLRRQEERPQVLEYISAEPTTPPASQVQPQVAFQTVEIKMAAGPAPAERRQTFSTFR encoded by the exons ATGCCTCAGTCAcctctccccagctcctgcttccCCTCTGTCTCTGCAGGCACGTTTCCTGTCATGGTGAACGAGAAGCATAACGGCAACCTGCTTGTGCACCTGGGAGCCAAACTGCAGGCCTACCCGGAGGAGCTGCTCCGGCAGCGGCGAGGCCACGACGGCCAGCCCGAGTACCTGATCCAGTGGAGCATCGTCAGCTTGGAAGAGAGAGCAGCGGGAGGCAGCAGTGGCTCCTCTGCAGAGACCAAGCTGGAGAACATCTCGATGTGGATGTCTGCAGAAGAGGTCTGTGCCAGCTGCCCGGCGCTGCTGGGCAAGAGGAGGCTGGAAGGGCAGTGGGCGAAAGAGGAGAAGGCAGCCAGCCCGTTCGCTGCAGATGTCCCGCTGGATGAAGCCTCGCTGCTGGAGATGAAGGCTGATGTCAGGAGCCTGGTGCAGCGAGCCGGCCGGCAGATGGCCGAGAGTGGTGCCCCCGAGTCCTCCATCCTCAACACCATCCACGTGCTGAGCGCGTACGCCAGCATTGGCTCGCTGGCGGGTGCCTTCAAGGAGACGGGAGCCCTGGACTTGCTGATGAAGATGCTGTGCCACAAGGATAAGCAAATCCGCCGCAGCGCCGGCAAGATGCTGAGGGCCCTGGCTTCGCATGATGCAG ggagctgggccTATGTCCTGCTGTCCCTGAGCCAGCAGGATGACATTGAGCAGCACATGGACTTCGACAGTCGCTACACCTTGCTGGAGCTGTTTGCTGAGACAACATCCTCTGAAGAGCACTGCGTGTCCTTTGAGGGGATTCACCTTCCCCAG ATCCCCGGGAAGCTGCTGTTCGTCCTGGTGAAGCGCTACCTGTGTGTCACTTCTCTTATGGAAAAGCTCAGCAGTGGTGTGGAGCAGGAGGACTGCGCTGTGCCCAGCCTGCCCACTGAGGAGAGGAGCCGTGTGAGGCAGGAGTTTGAGTTCAGCATGGCTATGGCAAACCTCATCTTGGAGCTGGTGCACGTGATGGGCTGGGACCACAGCCACaagccagagctgctgccccagcaggaGCTGCGGCCTCACACCACCCAATCCATCTTCCAGCACAGGGCCACATCCTACAATGCTGCTCAAGCAGCCCCCACTCCCCCACCAAAAGAGCCCAGCATCTTCAAGACGCGCTCAGCCTTCCCAAGCCGCAGCAGCTATGTGGAGTACGTGCAGGCAAACCTGGTGCGTGGCATGCGGGTGCGCATGCTGGAGGACTACGAGCAAGTCAGCGCGGGTGACGAGGGTGACTTCCGCCAGAGCAACGACGGCACACCGCCCGTGCAG GTGTATTGGCAAGCCCTGGGCTGTACGTACTGGGTTCACTGGCACATGGTGGAGATCATTGGCCCTTCTGGGCAAGAGGAGCCTGAGGGCCAGGAGAAGGTGTCCACCCTGGCACGCAACCACAAACCAGCAGCAG TTGCGCAGCCGTTTTTCTGCAAGCCCTCTGGGGGGCTGTACTCTCTGCCTTACCTGGGAGAGCAGCCGAGAAAGGCTGCAGAGGCGCTGAGCCGTGCCGAGTGGTGGGAGCTGCTCTTCTTTGTGAAGAAGCTGGAAGCACAGGAGCAGAAGGAGATCGCCTGTCTCATCCAGCAGGCCCAGGGAGAGCAG CTGTCGGAGGTGGATGAAGAAGCCCTGATCCAGCTGTCGGTACCTGCAGAGCTGGCCCAGAAGGTGCTGCAGGTCTTGGAGAAGCGGTGCCAGGGCAGCACTCGCCGTGACCTGTGTGGCTCCCACGTCTACGCCAAATACTTCCTCAGCAGGGGGGCCGAGCAGGACGTCAGGGGGAGCGCCGCGGTGTGCTCGAAGGGTGCCGGCCGCAGGAGCGCTGGCCCTGAAGCCGCGATGGCCAAGGCAGCGCAGGAAGACCTTTCCACAGCCACAGTGCCGCCCCGAGCCCCCGCTGCAGTGGTGAAGTCGGATAACCAGCTGTTCAGCGAGCTCCTTGAGAAGGAAGGGCTGTTCTTCCCAGAGGTGACGGAGGAGCAGATCAAAG TGCTGGGCAGCTCCAAGGGGATGAGTGAGACGGGCTCGCTAGCCAAGGTTGCAGCTGTGGTGGACGTGatccagagcagcagctcagaggTGGGGCTGCGCTTAGCTGGGCTCAAGCACATCATGGAGATCCTGGAGGAGGAGCCTGAGTCCGAGGAGCAAGTCAGCAAAGCCCAGGGTGGGCTCGGGACCAGGAGTGTTGG GGAGAAGCTGGTGAAGGTGGCAGTGGAGCTGCTGAGCGCCGAGGTGGCAGAGAAGGCCCTGGTGGTGGTGACGCTGCGGCTGCTGGCCATGCTCATGGCGAAGTACGACTGGCGCGTGGCATTTGCCACGGAGGGTGGCGTGCGGGCTGTGCTGGCCTGCATGCAGCAGCACGCCGCCTCCGCCCTGGTGCAGCAGGCTGGCCTGGCA GCCCTGAAGGTGCTGGTGGGAGCTGTGGCCAGCGAGCCAGGAGGTGCCGGTGGGAAGCCCTCGCCCCTGAACCACGCCGATGCGCAGATGATGCGGGAGATCTTTGCCAGCATCGGCTCTGCCTCCAGCGAGGGCTTGGCGAGCCTGCTTAGTGTCATCCCTGCGGCCGTGAGCACCCTGCAGAGGGTCCCAGG GGGCTCGTCAGGCGTGCGGAACGGCTTGCTGGTGGTGAACATGCTGATCGACGGCCACCGGGGCCTGGCGGAGCAGCTGGCAGGCCGTGATCTCGCCacggtgctgcagagctgctggtgggATGGGCAAAGCTCCAGCTGCCCTCACGCGATGCTGGCCCTCGGTGTGATCAACCGCCTCGCGGAGCACCGGCTGCCCCTGGGCCTGGAGACGGCAG GCAGAGAGGCCCCGCTGGACCTGAGGGACGTGCGGCCGCTTCTGAGCAGCGTGGGGGATGGCACGTTGTCCAAGGACGTGGTGGTGGCCCTGGATCGGCAGCTCTGCAGTGAAGGTGCCGTCCCCTCTGGCGAGGcgtcccagctgctgcaggaccaCAGATGCTTCAGGCTGCTGCTGCGCAGCTTTGAGCTGCTGGGGGCGGAGAAGGCCGTGAGCCTGAGCGTCCTCAG GATCCTGAACAAGTTCCTGGACGCTTACCAGGAGGGTGTGCTGCCCTGGCACGAGTGTGTGGAGCCCTGTTTGTCCTCCCTGAGTGCCCACAGCAGCGACCGGGAG GTGGTGCAGGAGGCGGTTGGCTTCCTGCACCGCCTGGCCACCGCCAGCAAGGACTGCGCGGTGGCGATGTGCCGCGCGGGCGCCCGCGAGGCTCTGTCCAAAGCCCTGGACAAGCACAGCACGGCTCTGTCGCTGGCGCCGGCCCTGCTGGACCTGGTGACTGACTGCGAGAAGTACGCCAGCCTCTACAAGAAGCTGACGACCAGCATCTTGTCCGGCTGCATCCAG CTGGTCCTGGGGCAGATTGAGGAGCACCGCCGGAGCCACCGGCCCATCAGCATCCCCTTCTTTGACGTTTTTCTGCACAACCTGTGCCGAG GCTCCAGCGTGGAGGTGAAGGAGGATAAGTGTTGGGAGAAGGTGCAGGTCTCCTCCAACCCCCACCGAGCCAGCAAGCTCACGGACAGAAACCCCAAGACCTACTGGGAGTCAAACGGCAGCACCGGCTCCCACTTCATCACTGTGCACATGCAGTGTGGTGTGGTGGTCAG ggagatGAGCATGCTGGTGGCCAGCGAGGACTCCAGCTACATGCCGGCCCGTgtggtggtgctggggggagACAGCCCTGCCGCCATCAGAACGGAGCTCAACGCG GTGACCATCCTGCCCTCGGACAGCAGAGTGATCCTGCTGGAGAACATGACCCGCTTCTGGCCCGTCATCCAGATCCGGGTGAAGCGGTGCCAGCAG GGCGGCATTGACACGCGGGTACGTGGCATCGAGGTGCTGGGTCCCAAGCCCACGTTCTGGCCCATCTTCAAGGAGCAGCTGTGCCGGCGGACGTTCCTCTCCTGCACTGCTCAGGCTCACGCCTGGTGCCAGGAGATCTGCCGGGACCGGGGGCAACTGCTGCAGCTCTTTGGCAG GCTGAACCGGGCGCTGCGGCACGAGCAGGGCTTCGCTGACCGCTTCCTTCCTGATGACGAGGCAGCCCGGGCCTTGGGCAGGACCTGCTGGGAGGCCCTGGTGACCCCCTTGGTGCAGAGCATCACCAGCCCAG ACCCCCAAGGCGTCAGCCCCCTGGCCTGGCTGCTGAGCGAGTACCTGGAGCGCGTGGAGCTACCCCGTCACGCCCCGAGCCGCGGCACTGCCTTTGGTTCCCGTGTGCGGCGCCTGACCCAGCTCCTGGTGCATGTGGACCCCGGCAGCCCCAAGCCAGAGGAGGCAAGGGCAGCTG gcaggaaggaggggaagaacaaGGAGGTGCCGACCAGGGCTGCGAAGGTGGCAGTGGAGAAGCCGAGCGGCCTGTGGGACATCTCACGGTGCTGGCGTGGCGTGGTGCAGCAGCAG GTGTGGCGGTTCCTGGAGGCGGCGGGGCAGGCGCCGGACCTCGTGGAGCGATACTGCAGGCTGTACCAGCGCCTGCGCGGCGCCACGGAGGAGCTCTTTGGGCAGCGGGCCGCCTTCGTGCTGGCTCTGGGCCAGGGCTTCGCAggggctttgctgcagctccCCTTCCTTGCTGCCCTGCAC GTGAGCGAGCAGTTTGCCCGCTACCTTGACGGGCAGGTCCAGGAGCTCCACGGGACTGCGGGCAGTGCAGAGCCGCTGCAGCGGCTGCAGCAGATCCTGGAGCCCTTTGTCGTCTTCAGTGGGCTGGAGCTCGCCCACACCTTCGAGCACTTCTACCG GCACTACCTGGGCGACCGGCTCCTGGCACAAGGGCCGTCTTGGCTGGAGGGAGCCGTCGTGGAGCAGATTGGGCTGTGCTTCCCCAGCCGCTTCCCCCAAGAGATGCTGAGCAACTTGGCTGAGTCGGAGGAGCTGCAGCGGCAGTTTtacctcttccagctgcaggagcaggacaggcGGCTGCTGGAGCTGGATGTGGGCCTGGACGAG GCAGGAGGGACGGCCTCGGTGGCAGATGTGCCAGAGGTGAAGGTGCTGGCCCTGTCCCCGCGCTGCTGGCCCGTTTCCCCGTTCTGCTACATGGATGAACCCAGGAGGTTTTTCTCGGTGGCGCTGAGCTCCCCTCTGGACGAGTTTGCCGACTTCTGCCGGCAGAGTGAGTGTGGTGGCAGCGGGCGTGGGTCTCACCAGGGAGtgctggggtgtgctgggagtGCCCGGCAGGGCTGGCCCCCGGCCCTGGTGCTGACGCTGGCTCTGGTAGGCCAgagccagcagggctgggggtgcacaaagcCACGGCGGTTGCAGTGGACGTGGCTGGGCCACGCTGAGCTGCATTTTGGCGACTGCGTCCTCCACGTGTCCACGCTGCAGATGTACATCCTGCTGCGCTTCAACAGTGCCGAG GAGGTGGCTGTGGAGGCCCTGCTGCAGGCTACGGGGctccctgctgagctgctgcaccaCGCGCTGACGCCGCTGACCCAGGGCGAGGGCGTCCTGGTGCGGAACTGCGCGCCGGGAG CTCCAGGTGCGCTGCGGCTGAACCAGGCGGCCCTGGCCCGTGCCTCTGGCCGCCACCTGAGGCTGCTGCCCCGGCAGAGGTACCTCCGGGCAGAGAGGGCTGAGGTCAGTGCCCTGGAAAGGAAGAGGAACGTCCTCTGCTGCCTCATCACCCGCATCCTCAAGGTGGAGAAGCAGCTCCACACTGACAACCTGGTGTTTAGG GTGATTGATGCCTGTCAGAAGGGCGAGTTGGGGCCAGGGCTGCAGTTCCTGAGCTTCTGCTGCCACAGCGTGGATGTGCTGTCCTGTGTCCTGCACCTGCTGAACCAGGGCTATCTCCGGCGCCAGGAGGAGAGGCCTCAAGTCTTGGAATACATCTCTGCTGAACCCACGACACCCCCTGCCTCCCAGGTCCAGCCCCAAGTTGCCTTCCAGACTGTAGAGATCAAGATGGCAGCAGGCCCAGCCCCTGCCGAAAGGAGACAGACTTTTTCCACCTTCAGGTAG